One Myotis daubentonii chromosome 17, mMyoDau2.1, whole genome shotgun sequence genomic window, CTAAGTAAATAATGCTTTGGTTTTGCACCCTACCCTCTTCTCCATGAGCACAGATGCCGTCTTAAACGTAGGTGTTCGGTAGATTTTTGCTGGTTGTCTCATATCTTTTGTAAGGGATCCAAGTAAAGGATGGTTTGTATTGGCCAATGAAATAGGTTCTTAAGAGTAATAACTggataaaaatagtaataactgGCTTATTTACTGTTGGAAGGCCTCACCAGCATTAAAACTAATGAGAGAGGTGGTAAATACTTAAGTCTGTCAGTCATTTGGTATGGCATTTATTTGCCCTTTTTTGTTCCCAAAGGAAATCTGAAATAGAGTACTATGCCATGTTGGCCAAGACTGGTGTCCATCACTACAGTGGCAATAATATTGAACTGGGCACAGCGTGTGGAAAATACTACAGGGTATGCACACTGGCTATCATTGACCCAGGTATGCTTCTTAAATtgtatattcttttctttataatgtAATACAAGTATTTGCTATACTGGTTCCTGAGTTCAGATGGTGATAATTTGGATATATTAAACAATATCCTTATTTCATAGAGAATTGACGAGTGTCAGTACATTGGCTTTGCTATaagtgaattctttttttctttactttgagATTGTGAATTTTATTTGATCTCTCAACATAATGATTGAGGACCTTGGTAAAAGATGACATTATAAAAGGGGAAAAGTATCAGGTGAATAGAGGAAAGTAATCTCTACTGGCTGCTTAAACAGAGAGGAAACATTGGTTGAAAGAAATTGACTCTTGAAAAACACAAGTTTGAACTTCATGAGTCACATATACAGATTTCTTTCTATGGGTTTCCCATCCGTGGATTCACCAACTATAGCACAAAGACAGTAGTTTCAATCTGTGGTTGGGAATACATGTGTAGAAGGCCGACTTAAGTTACACATAGGGGTCGGCACCCCTAATCCCTGAtttcaagggtcaactgcacGTGTTTTGAACTTAAGAAGTTTTAATTCATAAAATACTGCGAATATTCTCGCTGTTCTGATTTTGTGATAATCAGGGCAGGCTAAACATTCGCTATATTAAGACCATGCATGTGTCCCCAGACCTAGTTCTTTCCCTAGGTCTGGTTTTCTAAATGCTGGTGATAAACCAAGTCTGATATATATGATCAACCTCAGGAAATGGCAGGACAGCTAGTGCAATAACTTGAAGATAACCACTGTTAGTTTCATGATTACCAGTTGCCATTAAATGAattgtaaaattattattattttattttccaggtgattctgatatcaTTAGAAGCATGCCAGAACAGACTGGTGAAAAGTAAATCAtgggaaatttttctttaataaaattggCCAGAGCTTGGTTTAAAAACTGCATTCACTTCCGTTATTTTTGTATCTTCTTGTTTCACTACACTTTCCTGAAGATAGGATTAGAGGAGGAGGCAGCTAGATGTGGCAAGACCTTTAGGTTAAGAGCTGTAAATCCCAGTTCCCACACTGAGTTCCTTTCCTGTACTGGATTTTTAAGAGACTCGGTTTTCATGATTCCAGTCTCAGGACATTGTTGGCATTTATATTTGAATGTGTTTGAGAGGCAGTAGATTCGAAACACacaattataattaataattcaCCTTAAATCTACCAAATCTGAGTATTAAAGAATACGTTCCACCTGCCCCAAATTTTGTCGCTGCACATTACATCTCCCAGGTATGTCTGTTAATATCGCTTGGAAAAAACATTCAGAGGAATTAATCTTGGTGTGGGGGGGACTGATTATATACTTAGCAATTTACAGAGTTGAATGGTGCTGGTACCCTACACAGTCTGCTTGAGCTCTAAGGGAGGTTGCAGAAGTGTCAGAAATGACCATGTCTTTGGACTTCGGAATCAGTCAGCTGTCAGGGAGGTTTTGGTGGTAGAAGAGTGAAGATAGATTCGGATGCCTTTCAGTACATTACCTAGGAAGTGAGGTATTTACTGACCTTGGAGGCAGAACACTCCCTCTTATGATAGTTACATAACAATGGGTAAGTCAAATTCCCAGTTTCACAAGCGAGGGAATTGGTCTTTTTCAGGCTAATATGCCATGATTTTTGTCTCTGATGTTAATCTGAGTTTATGGACATAATTTGGGGATTAGCTGTTATGAACTAGAGTTTTACTGGTTCAGTTACTCAGCTTGGGAGAACTGACGTTTTTCAGTGGGACAGTTCTTTGTTGTGGATACTACAGGCTATTCCTGGTTTTCCTTCTTGGTCACTAACTCCTCCACGTGTCACCCCACAGTTTCAAAGTATCATCCCTTGGTTAAGAGCCACAGAGTTACGAAAGTTTGTAAGTGTCCTGAGGTGCTCATGTTTGCATATGCAAACACTGGTGTACCCAAGGTGGTTTAAAGGGTTTGAAATCTTTATCCTTGATAAGAATTGCTTAGACTACTGCTGCTACTGCTGGTCTAATGTTACTAGTCTGTTTCTGTGGTTCAAAATGTTTCAATCTTATGCACGTATTTTCCACCTACTTGTTCAATTTCTCCTTTCAGATTGACCTTGCAGCTAATTACTTTGTCCCTCCAGGTTGACTATTTCCAATTTAATTTCTTAAGGGGTGGCGACCTGAAGAATACAAGTAGTGTAGGTTCCAGTATTCACTGGCATTTTTTTAATGATGGATTTTAGGAAATACTTTGATTTCTAGGGTCTTCTCCTAGGTAGTGATGATAATATGCTATACGATCATTTAGCTTTTACCTTAttacttttttgaaatatatttttaatgatttccgAGAGaaagggtaagggagagagaatagaaacatcagtggtgagagagaatcattcatcggctgcctcctgcatgacccacactggggattgagcccaaaacccaggcatgtgccctgactgaaaatcgaaccatgacctcctggttcataggtcaatgctctaccactgagccacaccggatgGGCAGGCTTTCACCATTTTATATATGCTTGTGCCCTCACCATTGTTTTAGCAAGAAAGGGTTTTAAAGTTCAGGAAAGGAAGTTTTaagcaaaagagagaaaacaccTTATTATGGTCCAAGGCAACTGTGATAAAATGCCATTCAAGTGctgccagaatttttaaaaaatgccaagatttggccctagctggttttgctcagtgggtagagcatcagcctgcagactgaagggtctggggtttgattccagtcaagggcacttgcccaggttgtggactcgatccccagtggggggcatgcaggaggcagccaatcagtgactctttcatcattgatgtttccctttccttcctctctgaaatcaataaaatatgtttttttaagtgtTAATTGCAGTCTGTATGGTATAGCAGGAGCAAAAGTTAAATAGAGAAGAAACCAAACTTTGTTGGACTTTCTGGAAGATAGTCATCTGGTTCATGGAAAACAGTTCTCTGATATTCTCTCTTGCAATTGTTATTTCCAGCTTAGacttgctgctccctctgcttgTGGTATCTGGTTTCTTTCCCCTTTCAGGTCACCCCAACATCCTCTCCCAGTCTAGATTGGGTGCTTCTGAGTTACCATGGAAGCTTATGGCATTCACATCCGTCTCATTAAACTAAGGTTCCAGAGGATAGGgacttaacattttctttctttttttaatctttattgttgaaggttgcatatgtccccttttatcccccattgacaccctccagcccactccctgggacttaatattttcaacattttatcaTTGATTATGTGGTTGGcacataataaaaattcaaaaaccaTAATGAATAATGACTTTTAGGGCTTAAACCTTTACTTAATTCTCATTGATATGGTTGTGGCTTTCTAGTCCAGAATTTCATCTTCATCTTGTTGATAATGAGTCTTGAACATCTTGAACATTAACCGTTATGTAATGTTCTTCCTCCACTAGAGGGAGCCAGGACTCAACAGAGTGAAGTAGAATGGAGTCAATTACATCTCAAAGGGTAATGCCAACCCAAATCAATGCTTCCTAATGAAAATCTGTTTACTGGATCAAGTGGATGACTCAAGTATAAACTAGACTttgaattattcattttatacTTGGAAAGAATCATTTTCAGATACGATTGAGCCTAGGTGTTCCGACTACCACACTGCCCTTTGGGAGAACATTCTGATGGAAACACTTGTCTTGAAATaaacttttttataattttttttaaatgtgctctTACTGattgcagggagggagagagaaacatcaccagtTGCCTCATGCACGCtacttactggggattgagcccaaaaccctggcatgtgccgtggtcaggaatcaaaccatgacctggttcatgagttgatgctcaaccactgagccacaccagctgggctgtcttgaaataatttaaacaaaagcTTATTCAAGGTACTTTTTAAGGCATCAATTGGCCTCCCGAGTCGATGGGTGGATATCTTTGGGGTGTCTTCATTTCCTAATGAAGCTGCCACCTGCGGTGTTTTCTGGCTGCTCTAGATGCCTTGACCTGATCCACCTGAAGTCTCCTTTGGCCTTGTCTCCATTCCCACTTCTTTTTCCCAGGGACAACCACTATTGTGTATATACATCCAGAACATTTCTTTGTACttaaatgtacatatttatgtATCTGAACAAATAGTTGTGTTTGAGGGTTTCTTTACATTTACAGGAATGGTACGGTAAACATACTTTAATactggctttttaaatttaactttgatTTTTAGTTTAACCATGTATGCATGTAGGTGTGTTACTTTTAAATGCTGCATATTATTTCTGAATTATGGATTATGCCACAATTCATCAGTTACACTCCTGATGATCAGATTGTTTCTAATTTGTGACTGGTAAACTCTAGCAACATTCTTGCATAGGTCTCATACCTGCTAAAATGCCGAGGCTAGAGTACAAGGTTGTGTACGTTGTACAAGAGCCCCAGatttccacatccttaccaacacgtGTTATAGTAAGACATACTCATTTTTGCCAAGCTATTGTTTTAACCTGCATTTTCCTGATTACCAGTGAGATTCAACATTTCTTTCATACGCATATTGGTCATATCTCATGTTTACTCCTTGCATTTAAAGTTAAACTAAGAATTTTACACAGAGTGCCATCTCTTAAGTGAATTTTAATATtgtattaaaaaaacacttgGTACACAAGTACATGTCCTATGATTTTATGCATACGTCCATATACATATATCAAGGTAAAGTCCAATACAAAAAATAGCTTTTCCTATGGCCAGTGTTCAGCAGTAAGGCCGTGCAAACTTTACTTTGGAGTCCAATGCCATTGCAACACTAAGGGAGCACGGGGCAAAAGCAGATCATGTCCACAGTACGGTACAGAGTATCTTGCATAGCTTATGTGTTCTCATTTGGTAAACTCATTTTAGGAatctgaaggatattttttctcattaagtTTATACAAGTTAGTGTCTACTTTTTGCCTCTGTGCCATAGCGAACCAGCTTTCTCAGTACTAACCATGTTTACAACCTTACAGAACTAGCGATAGCCTGAGCTTTGGGGCTCTGAACCGCTTTCGTTGTAGTCCTTGATACAATGACATACAAATACAGAGTATTTCCAATCTTCATCTGTATCTCAGACGATTTTCTAGGGCTTCCATTCTCTGTGTCATTTCTTCTAGTACATCTCAAATTAAGGAAGAGGACTCgctcatttttatttacatttaaatatcacTTGATTTACCTACATAAAAATTTGTCCTAAAAATATAAGGCTTTTCCCCTCCTGTTTCtgttaagtaattttaaaacctGACTTGTAAATTTATACTATTAACACATGCTACCAAGAGTGTTTTAGAGTTAAAACATCAAAGCAGGATAGCTtggttcaactttttttttttttaaatttctaatcaGACTTCTTACTTATAAATTAGTTTGCAGTAACACACCTCTGTGAGCCAGAATTGATAACGTTGGTGATGTAGTGAAGAGAATAAAAGCATTAAGCCTTGGAAAGTAAGATACGGCCATCTCTCAAGTCAGGAGAGAAATGGGGAGTTTTCACTTAGGTCAGGTATGGCCAAAGGGTAGCAACCTTGAAGACTGCTGACCTGTGCTCTTTGATACAAAACTTCTTAGTCTCTTGTGAAGTAGACCCTCGGAGTTGAGGCgggaaaaaggaagaggagaggctCATTTGAATAGACACTTGTCTTCCTGTAAGCTCCTTAATACCTTCCACCCACCCTCTTGCTGGCAGAATGAGAGCCCTGATGTGTTAATCAGTCATATTTTTTTTAGGGGACCATATTTCCAGTTTTCAGAAAGGTAACTGCTATATGTTGTTCCTTATAGAAACCCACTGGCACAAATAGTTCTGAATTAAACCATTTCCCTACTGACTGGCTGATTGATCCATGTTGAGATAGATACAAGCCAGCTTTAGTCGCTGACTAATAAGTTCAGAGCAGCTGGCAGGCTGTTCCGTGTGTAAAGTGCTAAATCTTCATTTCTCCGTTATCCCAAAGCATTCCTCTTATTTGTAATATTGTTTTAATGAATCACTGGATCCTGCTGTTCCCTTGGTGGAATGTTTCATCTTAGCGTGCTGATATAAAAGATCTTTGCTGCCAAACCCAAAACCAAAACCCAACCCCAGTCCTAGAAACTAAACCCTGACCAAATGTGGCTACAGTGTGGGCGGGGCCAAAGGAAAAGCTTTAGAGGGACTCTGGAACCTCTCGGTTCCACAACGTGCTTTGCTCCTGATACTAGACCGTTGGTATACTTCCTCCCGGGACAGGACGTAACTTCCATTTTCTCCCAGCAAAGGGAGTTCCTCACATGTGTGTTTCTTTCCTCCGCGTACTGACTGGCCAACTGGCCTTACTGCTGAGCCCTCCGGAACAGCAGACGGCAGCTCCGTGGCTGAGCCTTGCACTAAGCTGGGCTCGCCCTTGGCTCCCAGATCCTATCAGGCTGCTTGAGAAAGAAGCCTTCCCCGGAGCTCACTGCTCTCGGCGTCAGGGAAATGACTTCCTTTGTGCTTGGGGTGGTTCGATAATGTTCTCTGCATTCCATACAGAAGCACAAAGCCAGAAAAGGATATAGCGTCGTGTTAATTTTCTTACTTCCTCGTTTGCAAGGGTCTGGAACATGATGAGGTTTTCACATTTGCATTCATCAGGTTTGTCTTCCAAAGGACTTCCTGAGAAAGCAGATGGAAAGTGTTCACCTCTGTGAGCCCACCTGATTTCCCAGACGCATAATAATGGGACTGAATCAGCACATGGAGGAAGCCGTAATGAAAGAAATGTTCAACTTTTTCCACACAGCCAGTCCCGTAAACCCAGGGAAGCCTTCCAGCTCCGACGTGGCCTGCACTGTGGATGGGGAGACCACTTCAGTTCCTCTTTTTAGATCTCATTTTACTTAGGTTCTCTTTTCCCCACCTGATTTCCtcattcctcctttcctttcctctcacaCTGAGTTTGTTGGCAATCGGAGAGGCTGTTATCAAGATaacctatagcagtgatggcgaaccttttgagctcgacgtgtcagtattttgaaaaaccctaacttaactctggtaccgggacacatatagaaattttttgatatttgcaaccatagtaaaacaaagacttatatttttgatatttattttatatattcaaatgccatttaataaagaaaaatcaaccaaaaaaatgagttcacgtgtcacctctgacacgcgtgtcataggttcgccatcactgacctatactCATATTCTACTAGGAGTTACCTGAAGATTTTGTGGAATGGAAGAGTTTTTGTGCAGACCGTGAAAGACTGTCTTCTTCAAACAGATACCTGTGTTGCACTGCAAAATTAGAACAGGAAAGTAGGTCTTGGATATTTATGGTGACTGGCTCAGATTCTgtaaagagaaagacaagtgaaGTCAACCCTGCCTAACACAGCTGTGGTGTAAAAAGCTGCCAGTGGTCAGAGTAAGGTACGTGGTATTCCTAACTCGAGGCACACACCTTGACTTTGGAAAAACTTTGGCAATGAGACTCAGAGAGGCTATTACCAAACATGGCTGAAGGTGTGAAGTCAGTGTTTCCTATCTGATCGAGGGGAAGAGCCATATAGTTCAGCTCTTGCTTTCATCTCTTTACAATTtttgtcggggggggggggggggggaagccacGGTGGGAGCTTCCACCAAAGGCTCTGAGAACACTGCTTTTTACTTACCTGTTGGCTGGTGACCCCTCTTTGGCAATTCCCCAGCTGGGGAGTCCTGACTTCCGTCAGAGTCTTCCAGAGCTGAGAGGGAAAAGACCAGAAGGGGTGACAGTTGTCCGCATGCACACATGTCATTCGGGAAACTGGTCCCAGACCAGCTCCTTACCTACCTGATGGAACCCAGGGCTTTTCAGTTTCATTTGCTAACACCACAGATCCAAAGAGCACTTGGCTACGAGACCCCTCGAGAGTTCTCTACCGGGGGAAGCCTGGCCCCCTTACGTGCTGCTTAAGAATGCCCCAAACACCGTGtgtgggaggtgaggtgggggATTCAAGCATCAAGTTGCAGTGGCCATGCTCTTCTTGAGGCTTTTCCACTGGAATGGGCCttatcatttggtctggccctgccaggcaACCACAGGTCAggctcaaaattcaataaatctaggagctttgtCTATAGCaacataaatgtatattaaatatattatgcggacggatcacgagaattctcgcttcatattacacagtgttttacaaggtatcatactttaaaaagatattagcttgtaagaacatgtaataaataacttcaaaatgcaatgggtatttcaTTTTCaagtgtgcctttaacatttatgtaaaacgttttttgtactcgttccacggtaacttatctggccactgggtaaagctagcaataaaactactggtcagCACTGTGTtgagtgaatgatgttataaatatccaaatggcccttggcaggaaaaatgtttccccacccctggcctggagGCAAAACATTATCTACTCAGATAAGAAACCTGAAAGGCCTTCCCTCCCCGGTCCCCTTCTTTTAGAGAGGAATAAGGTATATCACTTAGACTGGGATTTTATTGGTGACTGAACCCGGGAcaggagaaaaagggaaaatgggCAGAACCGCTACATGTCAGCGTGCCTGCCGTGGCACAGTAAACGAGAAAAGCAGAGGGAGCCCGTGTACATAAATCTAAATCCTAAAGGGCAGCCTAACGTTCTACAAGCAGATGGAGCCCGTGCCCTGAGACATTCTTTCATTTCGACCGTGGACTAGAAAGGGCTACCGTCCCTTCCCACCCACTTACAGCCAGACCCTGGAGTTGCGCATCAGCCCTCCCGATGTGTAAAATGGTTTCTTAAGTGGCCATCTCCAAAGGAGTCCTGTGAGGATCGAGTATGCCAGTGTGTCAAAGCGCTATCGCCGCTCAGCACGGCATCACCACGCCACGCTGGCTGTTACTGTTGTCTCCTCTGACCCTCCCCCGCCCTCTGTGCGTAGCGTTTACAGGTGTCACTGGCCCTGCACCGCAGGGAGACGCTTTTCTGAGCCCCTTGAGGGAAGGGGTTGAGAATTTCTCATTCAAGGGTGCAGCTGCCCCGTTTGCTAAGCTCTCTCCTAGACATAAGCTCTAGTACCTTCACATATGCCTATCTTTAGCTTTTCACTTATCTCGCCCATCGTGCTGAAGTCCTCGGCGTAGAAGAGATGCTTGTCCGTGGGCTTGGAGGCAATCTCTTGCAGTTCTTCCTCGATGGCTTTTCCTACCCCGACAGCATACATGGTTATACCTACAGTGCAGAGAAGTAAGAACCAGGTGGTTAGGGCTGTGTTCCCATGGCCTGGAAGTTGTGTATACTGCACCCAAAGCTAGATGTTAAATGGTGTGATTTCCCTGTCAacctcactttattttttcaccatttttatGTTGGCTCTGTGAGCAAAAGACAGGAATCCAAGAGAGGTCTGGGAGCTAGACCACCATCCTGTTGCTTGGCTCTGGGGAAGGTCACTTAACAAATCTTACTTTTTCCTTGAATTAGCCTGTGGATAGAGAGGAAAGAGCTATGGATGACTGAAGGGGAATCTCCTGGGAGAAGTCTAAGAGACAGGCATTTTATGACCTCATAACAGTTTCTACTTCTCAGTGGCACTGGAGAGGAGCGTAAGTGACCTGGGCCAGGTGAGGCTGCCTTCTGCCCACCGCCCTTGGGAAGACAGAGCCTTGAGAGGAGGTGCCAAGCTGAAAAGGACCCGCAGACCCGCAGACTGGAAAGCCCCAAAGtcaggaaaaaagaacaaaccaAGAATCAACATTAGATATTCAAAGAGATACGAGATGGCTCCAAAAGCTTTTCAAATGATCCATCATTAGACTCCCTGCCCTGTATACTCTgtatttgaaagtaaaataataagaaCTTAAGTTCTACTTGATTGTCAAAATTTTTCAGCACTGATATCTTATTATGGCTAATTCATTAAACtagatatgttttaaaaatacacgtAAAAATGGCTCTTTAAGCCAAGGGGCAAGAGTTTTGCCTTGTTCTAAGTCTATGTAAGGTCAGTAGTCAAGTTCAGCATACTTGTCTAAGAGCCCCGTGAGTTTATGTACAACTTCCTAAAAAGGATAATTACTGTTTTAAGATTGTGTTAGCTAGGCATAGGAATAATTAAATTCATTAGAAGATGTCACTTCAGATACATTTCTCGATTCAAGAACCAAATAAACGTGTTTCTCCCACCACCTGCCTTGGGGTGACTTGTGGAAATGTGAGTTGGCGAAGAAGAAAGGTAGATGGATCTCAGTGTGACAAATGGAAGGGCCAACCACGGTCTTTGGAGACATGCTTTCCCCAGTATTTTGAGGGGGCAGCTCTAGGGGCCCATGGGTTTGACATGAGCTTTTACAAGCTAGTCTAGAAGCAGGGGAGCTGGGAGTGAGCGGACACCAGGTGATTGAGGCAGGACACTTCGTGGCTACTACTCTCGAGCACAGGAAAACGGTGTGACTAGTGGGGGAAGCAATATCCCTGCGTCGGCCTCCTTACAAAGAGTGACTGGAAGCCGACGTGACCAGCCTTTCTGGAGGATGGAGCTCGCCCGTGGGCTCGCTGGCACTTCCACTCCTTGTTCACTCCGCAAGTACTAGTCACGCAGGTGCTCCATGCCCAGCACTGGGTCTGGAAAGTCTCGGACGAAGCTGGTCTGTGCCTCCCCTTCTCCGCTCTGTAGGACCTGCTAAAGCCACGCGCCCTCACCACGTTCCTAAAGAAAGTGGCTTTTCCGCAAACAGCTTCACAACCTCAGGTTTTCTCATCTCCCCAAAGAATTCGGACACTTTGCCTTAAGCTGTGTCTACCAACCACCTAGCTTTTGGGTTTCCCTTTTCCCAGGGCCAAACTCCTGTCACACTTCACATCCGCCCACCATAAAGTAACCCCCAGTCCCCCTGCATCATACAGCTCGGAGAAGAGGCGAGTTCTACGGAGCAGTGAGAGCTCAGTCATAATCTCCTACAGTTGGATTTTCTCAAAAGCTAACTTTTGCCTCTTGCAAACACAAGAGTATTTGCTCTCCCGAGGCTGTGGTGCTTTCCCCGTTCACTTGCAGtattagttttgtttatttatttatttatttatttatttatttatttaaatatattttattgattttttacagagaggaagggagagagatagagagttagaaacatcgatgagagagaaacatcgatcagctgcctcctgcacatctactggggatatgcccgcaacccaggtacatgcccttgaccggaatcgaacctgggacctttcagtccgcaggccgacgctctatccactgagccaaaccggttttggctatttatttattttttaaaatatatttttattgatttcagagagaaagggagagggagagagagatagaaacatcaatgataagagagaatcattgatcggctgcctcctgcacaccccctactggggattgagcccgaaacctgggcacgtgcccttgaccagaatcgaacctgggacccttcagtccacaggccagtgctctacccactgagccaacccagctaggggtgtttgttttttcaaagtatcagcctggccagtgtggctcagggattgagtgtcgacccaggaaccaacagGTCAccagtttgactcctggtcagggcacatgccggggctgTGGGCTTGGTTCAGTGggggtagtgcaggaggcagcttattgatgaaatttctctctcatcaatgtatctctctacccctctccctctctctctctaaaaccaacaaaaactttttttaaaaaaatgaaaagttccACCAGGAATCTATTTTTACCAGTGTTTGGGGACTGTTGTGTATTTATCTGTGGTAAATAGCACGTGTAGGATTGATTCTCTCCACGGGAGGTCACACCCGGGCTGGTGAAGTGCAGTCGATGATTTCTCGGGGGTGGGGTCTGTGTCTGGGCTCATCTCCGTTCTGCAACCCTTCTGCATCCTTCCCGTCCCGTAACTCCCCTGAAGGCCTCTCGAGGGCAGTTTGGGAGAGGTGTGTGACAGCAGTCTGTACCCTCAGAATCTCACCCCGGTGGCCAGCTGTGACCACCACGTGAGCTTAAGCAACCTGAACCTGGAGTGGTGTCCACCGCTCCTGCATCCACATTACCATTGTCCTTGGCTTTACTGGCCCACTCGGCGACATCATCCTGAGCCCGTCCATCGGTGAACACGATGGCCGCCCGGGGCGCCCGTGCGGAGAGAGGCCTGGCCCCTTCTGCCTGCGTGAAACTCCTCTCAAACATGTGCTTCAGGGCCAGCCCCGTCATGGAGCCCTTGCCCATGTATTTCATGTGGGCCACGGCTTTTTTCATGTCCTTGGCCGAGCTGAAGTTTCTCAGGGTAAACTCCGTGCGGACCTGCGTGGAATATTGGAGCAGCCCCACTCGAGCAGCTTTGGGGGAAATCACCAGGGAATCTATAATTCCAGTGACAAACTGCTTCACGATCTCAAAATTATCTTCTCCGAGGC contains:
- the RPL30 gene encoding large ribosomal subunit protein eL30, yielding MVAAKKTKKSLESINSRLQLVMKSGKYVLGYKQTLKMIRQGKAKLVILANNCPALRKSEIEYYAMLAKTGVHHYSGNNIELGTACGKYYRVCTLAIIDPGDSDIIRSMPEQTGEK